The following proteins come from a genomic window of Rubrobacter aplysinae:
- a CDS encoding GuaB3 family IMP dehydrogenase-related protein, translating to MDIEIGRGKTARRAYSLDEIAIVPSRRTRDAEDVDISWSLGNLHLDLPCMASALDASVDPKTAGIIGNLGGLAVLNLEGLQTRYEDPDSIFEEIASLPQEKATRVMQELYQEPIKEELIFRRVQEIKDQGVLACASLTPQRVEKYHRSALEAGLDLLVIQGTVVSAEHVSTTTTPLNLMEFIPSLNVPVVVGGCASYSTALHLMRTGAVGVLVGVGPGRICTTRGVIGVGVPQATAVADAAAARMRHYFETGDYVNVIADGGMSTGGDVSKAVAVGADAVMLGSAFAKAEEAPGKGYSWGMATFHPTLPRGTRIKTTTTGSIEEILTGPARENDGSLNLMGALQMSMATTGYQNIKEFQKAEVMYAPGLQTEGKVEQRSQGVGMG from the coding sequence ATGGACATTGAGATAGGGAGAGGAAAGACGGCGCGAAGGGCCTACTCTCTGGACGAGATCGCCATCGTCCCGAGCCGCAGGACCCGGGATGCGGAGGATGTGGACATATCCTGGAGTCTCGGGAATTTGCACCTGGATCTACCGTGTATGGCGAGCGCGTTGGACGCCTCGGTAGACCCCAAGACCGCCGGGATCATCGGTAACCTGGGCGGGCTGGCGGTGCTCAACCTGGAGGGGCTCCAGACCCGCTACGAGGACCCGGACTCGATCTTTGAGGAGATTGCGAGTCTGCCGCAGGAGAAGGCGACCCGCGTGATGCAGGAGCTCTACCAGGAGCCCATCAAGGAAGAGCTCATCTTCCGCCGGGTGCAGGAGATCAAGGACCAGGGCGTCCTCGCCTGCGCGAGCCTTACCCCCCAGAGGGTGGAGAAGTATCATCGCTCCGCCCTGGAGGCCGGGCTGGACCTCCTGGTGATACAGGGCACCGTGGTCTCCGCCGAGCACGTCTCCACCACGACCACTCCTCTGAACCTCATGGAGTTCATACCCTCGCTCAACGTGCCCGTGGTCGTCGGCGGCTGCGCCAGCTACTCGACCGCACTCCACCTCATGCGCACCGGCGCGGTCGGCGTGCTCGTCGGGGTCGGGCCGGGCCGTATCTGCACCACCCGGGGTGTGATCGGGGTCGGCGTGCCCCAGGCCACCGCGGTGGCCGACGCGGCCGCGGCCCGCATGCGCCACTACTTCGAGACCGGCGACTACGTGAACGTCATCGCCGACGGCGGCATGTCGACCGGGGGCGACGTATCCAAGGCGGTTGCGGTCGGCGCCGACGCCGTGATGCTCGGCAGCGCGTTCGCCAAGGCCGAGGAGGCCCCGGGCAAGGGCTACTCTTGGGGTATGGCGACCTTCCACCCGACGCTGCCGCGCGGCACCCGCATAAAGACCACCACTACCGGCAGCATCGAGGAGATCCTGACCGGCCCGGCTCGGGAGAACGACGGCTCCCTGAACCTTATGGGCGCGCTCCAGATGAGCATGGCCACGACCGGCTACCAGAACATCAAGGAGTTCCAGAAGGCCGAGGTCATGTACGCTCCGGGACTGCAGACCGAAGGCAAGGTCGAGCAGCGCTCCCAGGGCGTAGGTATGGGCTAG